Proteins co-encoded in one Acidobacteriota bacterium genomic window:
- a CDS encoding amidohydrolase family protein — protein sequence MDRLNYFDCNCSVGRVGCPLLLDIPDVAGLKGEMAAAGVGRALVYHTVARFGDPVQGNALLMKEIAGHPDLDPVWVILPPHTREMPAPGRLVEDMRRAGVRAVRMFPGRSRHGFSLSEWCAGEVLEALETARLPLMLDTETVTWEEVFAVLQRFTRLPVIMTECSYRHDRFLYPLLEKSETLHVEMSRFMGAGAIEDLVGRFGSRPLLFGTNMPSYTGTAAVSRLAYADIDRRDKEAIAGGNLRRLLGEAGS from the coding sequence ATGGACAGGCTGAACTATTTCGACTGCAACTGCTCGGTCGGGCGCGTCGGATGCCCCCTGCTCCTGGACATCCCCGACGTCGCCGGATTGAAGGGGGAGATGGCCGCGGCCGGCGTCGGCCGGGCCCTCGTCTATCACACGGTGGCCCGTTTCGGCGATCCGGTCCAGGGCAACGCCCTGCTGATGAAGGAGATCGCCGGCCATCCCGATCTGGACCCCGTCTGGGTCATCCTCCCGCCGCACACCCGGGAGATGCCCGCGCCGGGCCGGCTCGTTGAAGACATGCGCCGCGCCGGCGTCAGGGCCGTCCGGATGTTCCCCGGCCGGAGCCGCCACGGCTTTTCCCTGTCCGAGTGGTGCGCCGGCGAAGTCCTGGAGGCGCTCGAGACCGCCCGCCTCCCGCTGATGCTGGATACGGAAACCGTAACCTGGGAAGAGGTCTTCGCCGTCCTCCAGCGCTTCACAAGGCTGCCTGTCATCATGACGGAGTGCAGCTACCGGCACGACCGCTTCCTCTATCCCCTGCTCGAGAAGTCCGAGACCCTCCACGTCGAGATGTCCCGATTCATGGGCGCGGGAGCGATCGAGGACCTCGTCGGCCGCTTCGGCTCCCGGCCGCTCCTCTTCGGGACCAACATGCCCTCCTATACGGGGACGGCGGCCGTGTCCAGGCTGGCCTACGCCGACATCGACCGGCGCGACAAGGAGGCCATCGCCGGGGGCAACCTGCGCCGGCTGCTCGGGGAGGCCGGATCATGA
- a CDS encoding amidohydrolase family protein, producing MNSLEDRIHAGLPLEGVEIIDMHAHLGPYYNMHIPAASAGDMVRVMDRCGISRTVVSTNLSWDTDIVLGNNIMLEAVAAHPRRLYGACTVNGNHPELSVDELGRCFERPGVLIVKVHPWGSRCRMNDPRMKGIYEFASKRRLFVLAHTWYDNDPFGSQDMFAATARDYPEARWIMGHSGGPYGSRHAVELAAAVPNIFLDITLSMCPARQIEFFVKEIGAERVLFGTDNPFIDPRPQIGRVGLADIPLAAKIDIFGANARRSLDF from the coding sequence ATGAACAGCCTGGAAGACAGGATCCACGCCGGGCTGCCCCTCGAGGGCGTCGAGATCATCGACATGCACGCCCACCTGGGCCCTTATTACAACATGCACATCCCGGCCGCGAGCGCCGGCGACATGGTCCGGGTCATGGACCGGTGCGGCATAAGCCGGACGGTGGTCTCGACCAACCTGAGCTGGGATACGGACATCGTCCTCGGCAACAACATCATGCTGGAGGCGGTCGCCGCCCACCCCCGGCGCCTCTACGGCGCCTGCACGGTCAACGGCAACCACCCCGAGCTGTCGGTCGACGAGCTCGGGCGCTGCTTCGAGCGGCCCGGGGTCCTGATCGTCAAGGTCCATCCCTGGGGTTCGCGGTGCCGGATGAACGACCCGCGGATGAAGGGCATCTACGAATTCGCTTCGAAGCGCCGGCTTTTCGTCCTGGCCCACACCTGGTACGACAACGATCCCTTCGGCTCCCAGGACATGTTCGCCGCGACGGCCCGGGACTATCCGGAGGCCCGCTGGATCATGGGCCATTCGGGCGGCCCTTACGGCAGCCGCCATGCGGTCGAGCTGGCCGCGGCCGTCCCGAACATCTTCCTCGACATCACCCTGTCCATGTGCCCGGCCCGGCAGATCGAGTTCTTCGTGAAAGAGATCGGCGCGGAGAGGGTCCTGTTCGGAACGGACAACCCGTTCATCGACCCGCGCCCGCAGATCGGCCGCGTCGGCCTGGCCGATATCCCGCTTGCGGCCAAGATCGATATCTTCGGGGCCAACGCCAGGAGGTCCCTGGACTTCTGA
- a CDS encoding DUF5009 domain-containing protein, which translates to MTEKIPETAADPALPKSKASERFVTLDVMRGFVMLALSWGLIGRDALGQQSAWAWLGQQLHHVKWTGLAFWDMIQPFFWFVVGAALPFARARRLRTGEPRSAMLRHSLWRAVKLVLVGQILLSIQISKAVFSSHETLTQLAACYLLCVLIFELPLRGQILTSAGLMALNWGLYQVFPGSAGPFSPADNVGVVIDRAVFGLESAGSWVTIYFIGSAVSMLIGAWAGTFLLGPKTREAKTKILAAAGTGGLALGLILSPFNPVMQKTWTASYTFLTSGIVVLVLAALFWTLDVKGWKKAAYPLVVVGMNGIFFYALSQALGAWVDQSLAVFSHRFAFAGALAPLLQPTVAVGLMWYVCLWLYRRKIFFKL; encoded by the coding sequence ATGACCGAAAAGATCCCGGAGACGGCAGCGGACCCCGCCCTTCCCAAGTCCAAGGCTTCCGAGCGCTTCGTCACGCTCGACGTCATGCGCGGCTTCGTCATGCTGGCGCTGAGCTGGGGGCTGATCGGACGCGACGCCCTCGGCCAGCAGTCCGCCTGGGCCTGGCTTGGACAGCAGCTCCATCATGTCAAGTGGACGGGCCTGGCCTTCTGGGACATGATCCAGCCGTTCTTCTGGTTCGTCGTCGGGGCGGCCCTGCCTTTCGCCCGGGCCCGCCGGCTCAGGACCGGCGAGCCGCGGTCCGCCATGCTGAGGCATTCGCTCTGGCGGGCGGTCAAACTCGTCCTTGTCGGTCAGATCCTGCTGAGCATCCAGATCTCGAAGGCGGTCTTCAGCTCCCACGAGACCCTCACCCAGCTGGCCGCGTGCTACTTGCTCTGCGTCCTCATCTTCGAGCTGCCGCTGCGCGGCCAGATCCTGACGTCGGCCGGGCTCATGGCCCTCAACTGGGGCCTCTATCAGGTCTTCCCGGGGTCGGCCGGGCCGTTCTCTCCCGCGGACAACGTCGGCGTCGTGATCGACCGCGCCGTGTTCGGCCTGGAGAGCGCCGGGAGCTGGGTGACGATCTATTTCATCGGCAGCGCCGTATCGATGCTCATCGGGGCCTGGGCCGGGACGTTCCTGCTGGGGCCGAAGACGCGGGAGGCCAAGACGAAGATCCTGGCGGCCGCGGGGACCGGCGGCCTGGCCCTCGGCCTGATCCTGTCGCCGTTCAACCCGGTCATGCAGAAGACCTGGACCGCCTCGTACACCTTCCTGACCTCCGGCATCGTCGTGCTCGTCCTGGCGGCGCTGTTCTGGACGCTCGACGTTAAGGGCTGGAAAAAGGCGGCCTACCCGCTGGTGGTGGTCGGCATGAACGGCATCTTTTTCTACGCGCTCAGCCAGGCCCTGGGGGCCTGGGTCGACCAGTCCCTGGCCGTCTTCAGCCATCGGTTCGCTTTCGCCGGAGCCCTGGCCCCGCTGCTCCAGCCGACGGTCGCCGTCGGCCTGATGTGGTACGTCTGCCTGTGGCTCTACAGGCGCAAGATCTTCTTCAAACTCTGA
- a CDS encoding C-terminal binding protein: MIMGTSAPVVFKVTDYVERDLAWEEEECRKLGVRFSCFQLKDAPPEEIVRQVGDADIVLVNMAGITAKVVAGLARTRLLLRHGIGYDNVDVAACSRRGIVFANEATASSEDVAEHAVMLMFEAYKKKRLQDVILRDWIRTGRWSSKRIHPIYRLLGKTLGIVGCGNIGSRVLGKVRGLGMDVLVCDPYLSPGKFAELGVRNTPLDEILRRSDIVSLHVPVTEETRGLFDFAKFSLMKPSAVVVNTARGPIIRTADLVRALREGVIAGAALDVFEEEPPKPKLELFKMKNVVLSPHVAWYSEEGGLDIRRMIMEDVRAFLEGRLPRFVINRDVLAAPGLRYPLKSDEPRRG, encoded by the coding sequence ATGATCATGGGCACATCCGCTCCGGTCGTTTTCAAGGTCACGGACTATGTCGAGCGCGATCTGGCCTGGGAAGAGGAGGAATGCCGGAAGCTCGGTGTCCGCTTCTCCTGCTTTCAGCTGAAGGACGCACCTCCGGAGGAGATCGTTCGCCAGGTCGGGGACGCCGACATCGTCCTCGTCAACATGGCCGGCATCACCGCCAAGGTCGTCGCCGGCCTGGCCAGGACGCGTCTCCTCCTCCGGCACGGCATCGGCTATGACAACGTCGATGTCGCGGCCTGCAGCCGCCGGGGCATCGTCTTCGCCAACGAGGCCACCGCGTCGAGCGAGGACGTGGCCGAACACGCCGTCATGCTGATGTTCGAGGCCTACAAGAAGAAACGGCTGCAGGACGTCATCCTCAGGGATTGGATCAGGACGGGCCGCTGGAGCTCCAAAAGGATCCACCCGATCTACCGTCTCCTGGGCAAGACCCTCGGCATCGTCGGCTGCGGCAACATCGGATCGAGGGTCCTGGGGAAGGTCCGGGGGCTGGGCATGGATGTCCTCGTCTGCGACCCCTATCTCTCCCCCGGGAAATTCGCGGAGCTGGGCGTCAGGAACACGCCCCTCGATGAGATCCTCCGGAGGTCCGACATCGTCAGCCTCCACGTCCCCGTGACGGAGGAGACGCGGGGCCTGTTCGACTTCGCCAAGTTCAGCTTGATGAAGCCGTCCGCCGTCGTCGTCAACACCGCCCGGGGGCCGATCATCAGGACGGCCGACCTCGTCCGGGCCCTCAGGGAAGGCGTCATCGCCGGCGCGGCCCTCGACGTCTTCGAGGAGGAGCCTCCCAAGCCCAAGCTCGAGCTCTTCAAGATGAAGAACGTCGTCCTCAGCCCTCACGTCGCCTGGTACAGCGAGGAGGGCGGGCTCGACATCCGCCGCATGATCATGGAAGACGTCAGGGCTTTCCTCGAAGGCCGTCTCCCCCGCTTCGTCATCAACCGGGACGTCCTCGCCGCGCCCGGCCTCAGATATCCGCTCAAGAGCGATGAACCCCGCCGCGGCTGA
- a CDS encoding GntR family transcriptional regulator translates to MKNLVYDYLRNQIRSGELKPGDPINMDRTAKSLGISKTPLREALIKLETENFVKIIPWKGVIVNTVELKDFEQCYRIIGALERSAMLAAGPRMKEYDIRRLEILNAEMSDCLSAKDFDGYYAKNLEFHGLYLTLAKNEALVDVIEIMKKRLYEFSRPEEFIPEWEEISLEEHRKLVEFLDRGQFREAADYLENTIWSFAVQRQYIVRYYKFEHGAAKKTE, encoded by the coding sequence TTGAAAAACCTAGTTTATGATTATCTCCGGAACCAGATCCGCAGCGGCGAACTGAAGCCCGGTGATCCGATCAACATGGACCGGACGGCTAAGAGCCTCGGCATCAGCAAGACGCCGCTCAGGGAAGCCCTGATCAAGCTCGAGACGGAAAACTTCGTCAAGATCATCCCCTGGAAAGGGGTGATCGTCAACACCGTCGAATTGAAGGATTTCGAGCAATGCTACCGGATCATCGGGGCCCTGGAGAGGTCGGCCATGCTGGCCGCGGGACCGCGGATGAAGGAATATGACATCCGCAGGCTGGAGATCCTCAACGCCGAGATGAGCGATTGCCTCTCCGCCAAGGATTTCGACGGCTATTACGCGAAGAACCTCGAGTTCCACGGCCTCTACCTGACCCTGGCCAAGAACGAGGCCCTCGTGGACGTGATCGAGATCATGAAGAAGAGGCTCTACGAATTCTCCCGCCCCGAGGAGTTCATCCCGGAATGGGAGGAGATCTCCCTGGAGGAGCATCGGAAGCTGGTGGAGTTCCTCGACCGCGGCCAGTTCCGGGAGGCGGCGGACTATCTCGAGAACACCATCTGGTCGTTCGCCGTCCAGAGACAGTACATCGTCCGCTACTACAAGTTCGAGCACGGGGCGGCGAAAAAGACCGAATGA
- a CDS encoding sulfatase-like hydrolase/transferase, producing the protein MTHRAKGRTNRDRRAPRKGDAAPRQRRARRLVLPLAGLGLAIALVVLFPFKPRTRAGGGRASNVLLITLDTTRPDRLGSYGCAAAKTPSLDFLASNGVRFSNAYCQVPLTLPSHSSIMTGTYPVYHQVHNNGTYRLNPDLTTLAEVLKGNGFRTAAFVSSFTVNSRFGLNQGFEVYDDELGSGALPVDAGSERRAEKTFEAFSAWLDANGRQKFFCWVHFYDPHLPYDPPSPFKERFAADPYDGEIAYMDGSIGKIVDRLRDQGQLENTLIVVAGDHGEALGEKRELDHGIYIYDVTLRVPLILYGEKLLPRGQVVRPLVRLIDVMPTVLDLLDLPPAGQVQGLSLLDHIRGRRKDDLDSYIETYYPRENYHWSELIGLIDQGWKYIRAPREELYDLKSDPREETNAIGREARRSSEMRAKLDSMVRTYSSALDSGKALTSEERERLNSLGYLGGGSTAGASREALPDPKDKIEEFNRICQAKIHEFAKELPEAAESYRALIASYPSAPDNYSRLADVYIRMGDFAAAAGVLAQGVERVPEAPLLRSKLGMVYFKLGRLPEAYEADQAALAMNPVDFDALLSSGWIMSRMGRYGEAIDYFEKALGIEPENRPLRKDCARALAAAGRASEALEIYGLLKDEDPNDYAAYQESGIILASQGNMAGALESLARAVSLNPSAETYLNYAAVLERVGNGKDAVKYLRLYLETTTEGDTPRKAAARRALEHLEKTNGPM; encoded by the coding sequence ATGACGCATAGAGCCAAAGGAAGAACTAACAGGGATCGGCGGGCCCCTCGAAAAGGGGATGCGGCCCCTCGTCAAAGACGCGCCCGCCGGCTCGTCCTGCCGCTCGCCGGGCTCGGCCTGGCGATCGCCCTGGTCGTCCTTTTCCCTTTCAAGCCCAGGACCCGCGCCGGGGGGGGGCGCGCCTCGAACGTCCTGCTGATCACGCTCGACACGACCAGGCCCGACCGGCTCGGGAGCTATGGATGCGCGGCCGCGAAAACCCCGAGCCTGGATTTCCTGGCTTCGAACGGGGTCCGGTTCTCCAACGCCTATTGCCAGGTCCCGCTGACCCTGCCTTCCCACAGCTCCATCATGACCGGGACCTATCCCGTTTATCATCAGGTCCACAACAACGGCACCTACCGCCTCAACCCGGACCTGACGACCCTGGCCGAGGTCCTGAAGGGCAACGGGTTCCGGACGGCGGCTTTTGTCAGCTCCTTCACCGTGAATTCCAGGTTCGGCCTCAACCAGGGATTCGAGGTCTACGACGACGAGCTGGGGAGCGGCGCTCTTCCCGTCGACGCCGGGTCCGAACGGCGGGCGGAAAAGACCTTCGAGGCCTTTTCCGCGTGGCTCGACGCCAACGGCCGGCAGAAATTCTTCTGCTGGGTGCATTTCTACGACCCGCATCTTCCCTACGATCCTCCGTCCCCGTTCAAGGAGAGGTTCGCGGCCGATCCTTACGACGGAGAGATCGCCTACATGGATGGATCGATCGGGAAGATCGTCGACCGGCTCAGGGACCAGGGCCAGCTCGAGAACACCCTGATCGTCGTCGCCGGAGACCACGGCGAGGCCCTGGGCGAAAAGCGCGAATTGGACCACGGGATCTATATCTACGACGTCACGCTGAGGGTCCCCCTAATCCTTTACGGCGAAAAGCTGCTTCCGCGCGGGCAGGTCGTCCGGCCCCTGGTGAGGTTGATCGACGTCATGCCCACCGTTCTCGATCTCCTGGACCTGCCCCCGGCCGGCCAGGTCCAGGGGCTGAGCCTCCTGGACCATATCCGCGGCCGCAGGAAGGACGATCTGGATTCCTATATCGAGACCTATTATCCCCGCGAGAATTACCATTGGTCCGAGCTCATCGGCCTCATCGACCAGGGCTGGAAATATATCCGGGCTCCCCGGGAAGAGCTGTACGACCTGAAGAGCGATCCCCGCGAGGAAACTAACGCGATCGGGCGGGAAGCCCGGCGCTCCTCGGAGATGCGGGCCAAGCTCGACTCGATGGTCAGGACGTATTCCTCGGCCCTGGATTCGGGCAAGGCCCTGACCAGCGAGGAGAGGGAGCGGTTGAACTCCCTCGGCTATCTGGGCGGGGGATCGACGGCCGGCGCTTCCCGCGAGGCCCTGCCGGACCCCAAGGACAAGATCGAGGAATTCAACAGGATCTGCCAGGCGAAGATCCACGAATTCGCCAAGGAGCTGCCGGAAGCGGCCGAAAGCTACCGGGCCCTGATCGCGTCCTATCCCTCGGCCCCGGACAATTATTCCCGCCTGGCCGACGTCTATATCCGGATGGGCGATTTCGCGGCCGCGGCCGGCGTCCTGGCCCAGGGCGTCGAGCGCGTCCCGGAGGCGCCCCTCCTTCGCTCGAAGCTGGGCATGGTCTATTTCAAGCTGGGCCGGCTCCCGGAGGCTTACGAGGCCGATCAGGCGGCCCTGGCCATGAACCCGGTCGATTTCGACGCCCTCCTCTCGTCGGGCTGGATAATGAGCCGGATGGGACGATACGGCGAAGCTATCGACTATTTCGAGAAGGCCCTGGGCATCGAGCCGGAGAACCGTCCCCTTCGGAAGGACTGCGCCCGGGCCCTGGCCGCCGCCGGCCGGGCTTCGGAAGCCCTCGAGATCTACGGGCTGCTGAAGGACGAGGATCCGAACGATTATGCGGCTTACCAGGAAAGCGGCATCATCCTGGCCTCCCAGGGGAACATGGCCGGGGCCCTCGAAAGCCTGGCCAGGGCCGTCAGCCTGAACCCCTCCGCCGAAACGTACCTGAACTACGCGGCGGTCCTGGAACGGGTCGGGAACGGGAAGGACGCCGTCAAGTACCTTCGGCTCTATCTGGAGACGACGACGGAAGGGGACACGCCGAGAAAGGCCGCCGCCCGGAGGGCCCTCGAGCATCTGGAAAAGACGAACGGTCCGATGTGA
- a CDS encoding MBOAT family O-acyltransferase, whose translation MLFNSWTFAGFFIVVLAVYYALKPAGLRIVWVLAASYVFYGWLNPLYPALLAYATLVSYGAARAMASSPRKKWWLALAVANGVVMLGAAKYGAFLVNNLNGLLEILRINVSFKPPGRLFPVGISFYTMLIIGYVVDVYRGKVPVEKNIVRYAAFTSFFPYLLAGPIERAGTMLPQLLRPARLRAVNISEGLSLFVVGLFKKVALADFLGVYVDKIYGSPAGASGLALLVATYAFAWQIYFDFSGYTDLARGAAKMMGFDLSLNFNNPYLADGLGDFWRRWHISLSSWIRDYVYFPLAGRTIAATVRSYAAMIAAMVLAGLWHGAAWTFVIWGAIHGVGRAFTRELEVTSFYKHRIPKPVKQFVVFHVVCLTWVFFRAATFRDATAILKGILSFTAGDPRFPLIGIMFIGLVWGYQALFKSKRRRILEHPAVRVGLMLAMMLYLVFFSTPGYEKFYYFRF comes from the coding sequence ATGCTTTTCAACTCCTGGACCTTCGCCGGCTTCTTCATCGTCGTCCTGGCGGTCTACTACGCCCTGAAGCCGGCCGGGCTCCGGATCGTCTGGGTCCTCGCGGCCTCGTATGTTTTTTACGGCTGGCTGAACCCGCTCTACCCGGCGCTCCTGGCCTACGCCACCCTGGTCAGCTACGGCGCCGCCCGGGCCATGGCCTCCTCCCCGAGAAAAAAATGGTGGCTGGCGCTGGCCGTCGCCAACGGCGTCGTCATGCTCGGGGCCGCCAAGTACGGCGCCTTCCTCGTGAACAACCTGAACGGGCTCTTGGAGATCCTGCGGATCAACGTTTCCTTCAAGCCCCCCGGCCGGCTCTTCCCGGTCGGCATCTCGTTCTACACCATGCTGATCATCGGGTACGTCGTGGACGTCTATCGCGGCAAGGTCCCGGTCGAGAAGAACATCGTCCGCTACGCGGCCTTCACCTCCTTCTTCCCCTACCTCCTGGCCGGCCCGATCGAACGGGCCGGGACGATGCTGCCCCAGCTCCTCCGGCCGGCGAGGCTCCGGGCGGTCAACATCAGCGAGGGCCTGTCGCTCTTCGTCGTGGGCCTGTTCAAGAAGGTCGCCCTGGCGGACTTCCTCGGCGTCTATGTCGACAAGATCTACGGCAGTCCGGCGGGCGCCTCGGGTCTGGCCCTGCTCGTCGCGACCTACGCCTTCGCCTGGCAGATCTATTTCGATTTCAGCGGCTACACCGACCTGGCCCGCGGCGCCGCCAAGATGATGGGCTTCGATCTCAGCCTCAATTTCAACAACCCCTACCTGGCCGACGGCCTGGGGGATTTCTGGCGGCGCTGGCACATCAGCCTGTCCTCCTGGATCCGGGATTATGTCTATTTCCCGCTGGCCGGCCGGACGATCGCGGCGACCGTCCGGAGCTACGCGGCCATGATCGCCGCCATGGTCCTGGCCGGGCTCTGGCACGGGGCCGCCTGGACGTTCGTCATCTGGGGGGCCATCCACGGCGTCGGCCGGGCCTTCACCCGCGAGCTCGAGGTGACCTCCTTCTACAAGCACCGGATCCCGAAGCCGGTCAAGCAGTTCGTCGTCTTCCACGTGGTCTGCCTGACCTGGGTCTTTTTCCGGGCGGCGACGTTCCGGGACGCGACGGCCATCCTGAAGGGGATCCTGAGCTTCACGGCCGGCGATCCCCGGTTCCCCCTGATCGGGATCATGTTCATCGGGCTCGTCTGGGGGTACCAGGCCCTGTTCAAGTCGAAGCGGCGGCGGATCCTGGAGCATCCGGCCGTGCGCGTCGGGCTCATGCTGGCCATGATGCTCTACCTCGTCTTTTTCAGCACGCCCGGCTACGAGAAGTTCTACTATTTCAGGTTCTGA
- a CDS encoding DUF4861 family protein → MKRTNLAIAALAAVFSLALGAHAQDGWYTEGDFAPATRVKVVLTNTLDISRANCPIVIPRRLMPVVSTVEADVTVVDPALPPQPDPSPERAKAVGSGVTFKETNGHLIPYQLDDLDKDGIWDELFFMSDFKPNETRTFYVYVGVNERGQFEHFTHAEVGNYGKHIVPWWESEYIGWKLWYFSDVDLYGKGKPRLVANHENTSNLSGYTAGSEYGNDIMTVSESFGAGGVCLFEDPSRPDKPSRARFSPSRGRGQLYDTRYAYDVVANGPLRSIIRVHVMNWRSGQGVYEYEQQYTAFTRQIYSTCKVKFPTFIPENPGTVFGCAIRRIMSEDKTYQKGGTVISLGKNVDIFDPDVRRMYMTKIIVPFEGIALVVKDAYRPEYVRVDDSGGAHGFRVPVTPDCAFEYLIAGAWSEGPVSNTPEKFQQDVLKAAREFNAPIGVAAVELEKK, encoded by the coding sequence ATGAAAAGAACGAACTTGGCGATCGCGGCCCTGGCCGCTGTCTTTTCCCTGGCCCTCGGCGCTCACGCCCAGGACGGCTGGTACACCGAGGGGGACTTCGCCCCGGCCACCCGGGTCAAGGTCGTGCTGACCAATACTCTCGACATCTCCCGGGCCAACTGCCCGATCGTCATTCCCCGCCGGCTCATGCCGGTCGTGAGCACGGTCGAAGCCGACGTCACCGTGGTGGACCCGGCGCTGCCGCCTCAGCCGGACCCCAGTCCCGAACGGGCCAAGGCCGTCGGGAGCGGGGTGACCTTCAAGGAAACCAACGGGCATCTGATCCCCTACCAGCTGGACGACCTCGACAAGGACGGCATCTGGGACGAATTGTTCTTCATGAGCGATTTCAAGCCGAACGAGACCAGGACTTTCTACGTCTACGTCGGGGTTAATGAGCGCGGCCAGTTCGAGCATTTCACCCATGCCGAGGTCGGCAACTACGGCAAGCACATCGTGCCCTGGTGGGAATCTGAATACATCGGCTGGAAGCTCTGGTACTTCAGCGATGTGGACCTTTACGGCAAGGGCAAGCCCCGGCTGGTGGCCAACCACGAGAACACCTCGAACCTGTCCGGGTACACGGCGGGCTCCGAGTACGGCAACGACATCATGACCGTTTCCGAATCGTTCGGGGCGGGCGGCGTCTGCCTGTTCGAGGATCCTTCCCGCCCCGACAAGCCTTCCCGGGCCCGCTTCAGCCCCTCCCGGGGCCGGGGACAGCTCTATGACACGCGGTATGCCTATGACGTCGTGGCCAACGGCCCCCTCCGGAGCATCATCAGGGTCCACGTCATGAACTGGCGATCGGGGCAGGGGGTCTACGAGTACGAGCAGCAGTACACGGCCTTCACCAGGCAGATCTACTCGACCTGCAAGGTCAAGTTCCCGACGTTCATCCCGGAGAATCCCGGCACGGTCTTCGGCTGCGCCATCCGGAGGATCATGAGCGAGGACAAGACCTATCAGAAGGGCGGCACGGTCATCTCGCTCGGCAAGAACGTCGATATCTTCGATCCGGATGTCCGGCGGATGTACATGACCAAGATCATCGTCCCGTTCGAAGGCATCGCCCTCGTGGTGAAGGACGCTTACCGTCCGGAATACGTCCGGGTGGACGATTCCGGCGGGGCGCACGGCTTCCGCGTCCCGGTCACTCCGGACTGCGCCTTCGAATACCTGATCGCCGGCGCCTGGAGCGAGGGGCCGGTCAGCAACACCCCGGAGAAGTTCCAGCAGGACGTCCTGAAGGCCGCCCGGGAATTCAACGCTCCGATCGGCGTGGCGGCGGTGGAGCTGGAAAAGAAATAA